CACTGAAAATCATCTGGAGACTGTACGTATGTGAGAGCACAGGGAGTAACAGGAGGGACACCCCTGACATTCCTTGTAGTCCAACGTGAAGGATAATGCTTCCAATAGCTGGATCAGAAGCGGCAAAACCAGTCAGCAGTCCGGAAAAAATCGCAGGCACACCCATGACAGTGAACAAATTTGCAGACTGTGCAGGTGTACTGCCTTTCAATTCAGCATAATATGGTAAATGAACCATGCAGGCTGCATCCCCAATAGCCCAGAAAATGATACTGAGCAGATAAAAGAAAAATCCATTTGAGCAGAACATGTTTACACACTGAGGTATGATCCTACTCCGTGAGTTTTCAGTTGCTAAATGCAAGTTGTCTTCAAGCAGAGATTCTGCCGTTTCATTACCGTTCCCTGGACTGTTTTCTGCAACGCTCCGAGGCGAATTAGCTGGAGAACAACGGTTCTCGTCATTCTGTTCAAACTTGTCGGTTGTGTCTTCAACAATTAGAGCGTTATATTGTGATTGCGTCTTCATTGTAGGGTCTCCTTGTGCATCACAAATCTCCCCTGTGTCGTCCTGGTGGGCAAGATCTTTTGACATTGACTCCTCTTGCTTCAGTATAGACGAAGGTCGAATTAGAGCTCCAGCTAAGCACACATTGAATGCAATGGCGCCCCAAATAAGCAACGTGCCGGATAAAGTGTACATTTCTAACAGCTGAATTGTTAATGGTCCGACTGCCAGCAGTGCTAGTGCATTTCCAGTTACGCAGATACCGTATACTACTGGGAGTCTTTTCTTGAAGTAGTTGCTGGGGGCCACGCCACTGACATTAGCAGCCAGACCACAACCTAAGCCTGTGGATATAGATGCATACACCAATGAGATATTACGTTTAATACAGAATAACCAACGAGGTATGGGTATTTACGGAAAATGCCTCACGAATGTATGGTTTCAGTACAACGCttcgttagcaatttagacaggtctagccataaattaaactcacacttattctacgattaataTATGGTGAGTTTAGGACTTGTGTACCCTCTCAATACGGACAATAATTTTAGAGTACTTTCACCCctcttgaggatacagccactaacttgttactaattcaaacttccaatcataaaatatttatctatgtacAAACCATTAGCATAtatcaaacttccaatcataaattatttatctatttacaaaccatTAGCATAtatcaaacttccaatcataaaatattcatctatttacaaacCATTAGCATATATTAAACTTCCAGTCATAAAtgttttatctatttacaaaccgTTAGCATAtatcaaacttccaatcataaaatatttatctatttacaaaccatTAGCatatcttgtttttgttttcaaaatgcgATAACTAAATGATAACTGAtattatgaaataaatatttcattgttcgTGATTAAAAATTTAAGTTATCGATTGTGATTGAATATTCAACAGAGTCGACGAGCAAGACATGATCCTGATTTTCTCATCACAAGAGATGTAAG
This genomic stretch from Haliotis asinina isolate JCU_RB_2024 chromosome 4, JCU_Hal_asi_v2, whole genome shotgun sequence harbors:
- the LOC137282607 gene encoding monocarboxylate transporter 5-like codes for the protein MQTVLAVEEEDTFKNKGQNTGCQFENKTMNSQRKDIDGGYAWVVCVACFAIEVIGGCINTSVGVITPAVLEEVDDDLVKVSWVGSTLLGTFTMCGPLAGIIQDKIGNRRAGILGGILMFLGLTAASFCRTVTGLILTFGVITGLGCGLAANVSGVAPSNYFKKRLPVVYGICVTGNALALLAVGPLTIQLLEMYTLSGTLLIWGAIAFNVCLAGALIRPSSILKQEESMSKDLAHQDDTGEICDAQGDPTMKTQSQYNALIVEDTTDKFEQNDENRCSPANSPRSVAENSPGNGNETAESLLEDNLHLATENSRSRIIPQCVNMFCSNGFFFYLLSIIFWAIGDAACMVHLPYYAELKGSTPAQSANLFTVMGVPAIFSGLLTGFAASDPAIGSIILHVGLQGMSGVSLLLLPVLSHTYSLQMIFSVLYGAYGQGSFTLVSPICIELISRSKLAIGFGVCSFCMGIGNMVGPPIASLIYESTGVYDFTFLFAGACFIISAFFALCIPLSKKPA